Proteins from one Gloeocapsa sp. DLM2.Bin57 genomic window:
- the moaA gene encoding GTP 3',8-cyclase MoaA, producing the protein MNIVDYLRISLIDRCNFQCQYCMPEGAELDYILKQNLLTKGEILTLLQEVFIPLGFQKFRLTGGEPLLRPDVVEIVREIATLPATEDLAITTNGFLLPSLAQPLYDAGLRRINISIDSLDPDNFARIIGKKGRQHWQQTWKGIQTAYQVGFNPLKLNVVVIPGVNDQEILDLAALTINQAWHVRFIEFMPIGNQDLFQQQAWIPSAQLREQIRQRWGLIESQITGNGPADVFKIPKAMGTLGFISQMSECFCDRCNRMRLSADGWLRPCLLNETGQINLKTALREGVELTQIRKQVAQLLAIKPEINYKNRDSGTQGETYSRTMSQIGG; encoded by the coding sequence GTGAATATAGTTGATTACCTCCGTATCAGTTTAATTGACCGTTGTAACTTTCAATGTCAGTACTGTATGCCTGAAGGAGCAGAACTTGATTATATTTTAAAACAAAACCTGCTAACTAAAGGAGAAATTTTAACCCTTCTCCAAGAAGTATTTATCCCCCTAGGATTTCAGAAATTTCGTCTCACAGGTGGTGAACCCCTTTTACGTCCTGATGTGGTAGAAATTGTTAGAGAGATTGCTACTCTCCCTGCAACAGAAGACTTAGCCATCACTACTAATGGCTTTCTATTGCCATCTCTAGCCCAACCACTCTACGACGCGGGTTTACGAAGGATTAATATTAGTATAGATTCCCTTGACCCTGATAATTTTGCTCGCATTATTGGTAAAAAAGGGCGTCAACATTGGCAACAAACCTGGAAAGGTATCCAAACCGCTTACCAAGTAGGTTTTAACCCTCTTAAACTCAATGTAGTAGTGATTCCTGGGGTTAATGACCAAGAAATCCTGGATTTAGCGGCTTTAACCATTAATCAAGCGTGGCACGTACGTTTTATCGAATTTATGCCCATTGGTAATCAAGACTTATTTCAACAACAAGCTTGGATTCCTTCAGCCCAATTACGAGAACAAATTCGTCAACGTTGGGGGTTAATCGAGTCGCAAATCACGGGTAATGGTCCTGCTGATGTGTTTAAAATACCTAAAGCGATGGGTACTCTTGGTTTTATCAGTCAGATGTCAGAATGTTTCTGCGATCGCTGTAACCGTATGCGTCTCTCGGCTGATGGTTGGTTACGTCCTTGTCTGCTTAATGAAACTGGACAAATTAACCTTAAAACCGCTTTACGTGAAGGAGTAGAATTAACTCAGATCAGAAAACAGGTGGCGCAATTATTAGCTATTAAACCAGAAATTAACTATAAAAACAGAGACTCAGGTACTCAAGGAGAAACCTATTCTCGGACTATGTCCCAAATTGGCGGTTAA
- a CDS encoding DGQHR domain-containing protein: MSENQELANFLQTYFNKYYRDKCYPGLIFEQGKRTMLQINVPAHELPTLLQAKPSTNNDPDSGKNRPEVKGHAEEIKEYILGRVENDQPWLVGTLTANVDPEKIEIINLGRGFCLVIIPRSVKLDITDGQHRKRAIHELIEGPQAELIGNNDFPITIVLEKDFRQCQTDFRDMALTKALDKSLLLSFGEFEGRVGISKILIDQFPMFQDKTEKIKASASAKKKLIYTTNNLVRFISLTFTNNADDDLKSFSVENSAKLLIDCLSLFFNQCAETSYIFNNNINDLTVEDVYHFRDNCILGTSVGLEVLGRLLYLTYNRSSHVFDLTKVEQLTKIKWTRDNNLWHGNIVMLDTNATNSTKKYKMIIGSGAIRLAINLVQRELEWL; this comes from the coding sequence ATGAGTGAAAATCAAGAACTAGCCAACTTTCTGCAAACATATTTTAACAAATATTACAGGGACAAGTGTTATCCAGGCTTAATTTTTGAGCAAGGCAAGCGCACTATGTTACAAATAAACGTACCAGCCCATGAATTACCAACGCTTTTACAAGCGAAACCCTCTACTAACAATGATCCTGACTCGGGGAAAAATCGACCAGAAGTAAAAGGTCACGCCGAGGAAATTAAGGAGTATATTCTTGGTAGAGTGGAAAATGATCAACCTTGGTTAGTAGGAACATTAACCGCTAATGTTGATCCTGAGAAAATCGAGATTATTAATTTAGGTCGTGGTTTTTGTTTGGTTATTATCCCTAGAAGCGTTAAACTAGATATTACCGATGGTCAGCATAGAAAAAGAGCTATTCATGAACTAATCGAAGGTCCCCAAGCAGAATTAATTGGTAATAACGACTTTCCGATTACTATAGTTCTGGAGAAAGATTTTAGACAATGTCAAACAGATTTCCGCGATATGGCTTTAACTAAGGCTTTAGATAAGTCTTTATTATTATCATTTGGTGAATTTGAAGGAAGAGTTGGAATCAGTAAAATTCTCATCGACCAATTCCCTATGTTTCAGGATAAAACCGAAAAAATCAAGGCTTCTGCTTCAGCTAAGAAAAAGCTAATTTATACCACTAATAACCTGGTGAGATTTATCAGTTTGACTTTTACTAATAATGCAGATGATGATTTAAAAAGTTTTTCGGTAGAAAATTCCGCTAAATTATTAATAGATTGTTTGAGTTTATTTTTTAATCAATGTGCGGAAACTAGTTATATTTTTAACAATAATATTAATGATTTAACCGTAGAAGATGTTTATCACTTCAGAGATAATTGTATCTTAGGTACAAGTGTTGGCTTAGAAGTTTTAGGAAGGTTACTCTATTTAACTTATAATAGAAGTAGTCATGTTTTTGATTTAACCAAGGTTGAACAATTGACTAAGATTAAGTGGACAAGAGATAATAATCTGTGGCATGGTAATATAGTTATGCTAGATACAAATGCGACTAATTCTACTAAGAAATATAAGATGATTATAGGTTCTGGAGCAATAAGATTAGCTATAAATTTAGTCCAAAGAGAGTTAGAATGGCTTTAA
- the dndC gene encoding DNA phosphorothioation system sulfurtransferase DndC, translated as MTNSQIPLFPPRTTAELVDDIASLSQEIQDLYCLDDIPWVVGYSGGKDSTAVLQLVWNAIASLPPEKRHKTIYVITTDTRVENPIVSLWVSKSLEIMKLAAQEQQMPIEPHLLQPSVKDSFWVCLIGKGYPSPRTGFRWCTDRLKIQPVNHFIRQMVRKHGETIIILGIRKAESITRSANMKKHEAGRLRNHLSPNDRLPNSLIYSPIEDWRTEEVWLYLMQWPNPWGNDNKNLFSMYKNASADNECPLVIDNSTPSCGDSRFGCWVCTIVSQDKSMEAMIQNDVEKEWLQPLLDIRNELDVQDDRDKRDFRRIHGNVALFERNISGNISVEPIPGPYTKESREYWLRKLLQAQIEIRKNAPEDMGEITLISEGELREIRRIWLEEKHEFEDSLPRIYQEVTGAEFQDDNLSRVNILLGGDEWDLLQDICQEDQMHLELMAKLLDTERQYYTKSRRVGIYDTLEKCFATSSRDRTSAIERAHLSRNLQNAVAEADVDTVKQLTWGTLKFPNQS; from the coding sequence ATGACTAATTCACAAATACCTCTATTTCCTCCAAGGACTACTGCTGAGTTAGTAGATGATATCGCTAGTCTAAGTCAAGAAATACAGGATTTATACTGTTTAGACGATATACCCTGGGTAGTTGGCTATAGTGGGGGTAAAGACAGTACAGCAGTCTTGCAATTAGTCTGGAATGCGATCGCCTCTCTGCCACCAGAGAAACGACATAAAACTATTTATGTAATTACTACAGATACTAGGGTAGAAAATCCTATCGTTTCTCTTTGGGTTAGTAAATCCTTAGAAATAATGAAGTTAGCAGCCCAAGAGCAGCAAATGCCCATTGAACCCCATTTATTACAACCTTCAGTAAAAGATAGTTTTTGGGTATGTTTAATTGGTAAAGGTTATCCCTCACCAAGAACAGGATTTCGTTGGTGTACTGATCGTCTGAAAATTCAACCAGTTAATCATTTTATCCGTCAAATGGTGAGAAAACATGGGGAAACTATCATTATTTTGGGCATTCGCAAAGCTGAGAGTATAACTCGATCAGCTAATATGAAAAAACATGAAGCGGGGAGATTAAGAAATCATCTTAGCCCTAACGATCGCTTACCTAATTCTTTAATTTATTCTCCTATAGAAGACTGGCGAACCGAGGAAGTCTGGTTATATTTAATGCAGTGGCCAAATCCCTGGGGTAATGATAATAAAAACTTATTTAGTATGTATAAAAATGCGAGTGCAGACAACGAATGTCCCCTTGTAATTGATAACTCGACACCTAGTTGTGGTGATTCTCGTTTTGGTTGTTGGGTTTGTACTATAGTAAGTCAAGATAAATCCATGGAAGCAATGATCCAAAACGATGTAGAAAAAGAATGGTTACAACCACTTTTAGATATTCGTAATGAATTAGATGTACAAGACGATCGCGATAAACGAGACTTTCGTCGTATCCATGGTAACGTAGCCTTATTTGAAAGAAATATCTCTGGTAATATTAGTGTTGAACCAATACCAGGACCATATACCAAAGAATCAAGGGAATATTGGTTAAGAAAACTTCTGCAAGCCCAAATAGAAATACGCAAGAATGCACCAGAAGATATGGGAGAAATAACCCTAATCAGCGAAGGAGAATTAAGAGAGATTAGGAGAATCTGGTTAGAAGAAAAACACGAATTTGAGGATAGTTTACCTCGCATTTATCAAGAAGTAACAGGAGCAGAATTTCAAGACGATAACCTCAGTAGAGTTAATATCCTTTTAGGTGGGGATGAATGGGATTTACTTCAAGATATCTGTCAAGAAGATCAAATGCACCTAGAATTAATGGCAAAATTATTAGATACAGAACGTCAATACTATACCAAATCAAGAAGGGTAGGGATTTATGATACCCTAGAGAAGTGTTTTGCAACTAGTTCACGCGATCGCACCTCAGCTATTGAAAGAGCACATCTTAGCCGAAACCTACAAAACGCTGTAGCAGAAGCAGACGTAGATACAGTCAAACAACTTACCTGGGGAACATTAAAATTCCCTAATCAATCCTAA
- the dndD gene encoding DNA sulfur modification protein DndD, whose translation MIFRELVLENFGPYRGRHVIDLSIESNRPIILLGGMNGGGKTTLMDAIRLALYGQRAQCSTRGNLSYSDFLSQCVHSQIAMGEGTRLELALEHVRHDQWVDLRIVRSWTKPPKDGKDQLGILENDWPDTALANTWDEYIENILPIGISNLFLFDGEQVKELAELESPPETVINAISTLLGLELVERLDTDLDVLANRKRKALASKTQLATLEAIEGKLQQQQETATKTKEELVSLENQLLKAQQKHRDTDTDFRIEGGKIAAEKSKLETELRNISLSRDNHRDQLRQLSQEYLPLSLILPLLQQAKTQAQIELEYQEAKITRDVLGKRDEKLLNYLAQLELTEEIISKVKEFLTTENQHLTEKITNHPTPWLGLDTEGLKALENTLENQLPQQMELATITLTTLTELDKQIESYERRLAVAASPEAYEKLAAAVQQAQQELLSAQSAYDLGKRRWEETLKAIASTKKELEQYTEQSLQYQDNEHIIQSITKVKKTLQLFRERLTLKKLNKLETEVTDCFRYLLHKSDLVYRVSIDTQNFSLTLYDYQGKLVPKHRLSAGEKQMLAIAFLWGLARVSGRSLPIAIDTPLGRLDSSHRYNLIERYFPSASHQVILLSTDTEIAQTEVKILRKNQAIAREYLLKYDSSQRQTAVKPGYFW comes from the coding sequence ATGATTTTTCGCGAACTAGTTTTAGAAAACTTTGGACCATATCGAGGACGTCACGTTATCGATTTAAGCATAGAATCTAATCGTCCCATTATTTTATTGGGGGGGATGAATGGGGGAGGTAAAACAACCCTCATGGATGCGATTCGTTTAGCTTTATATGGACAACGAGCACAATGTTCCACTCGTGGTAACCTTAGTTATAGCGATTTTCTCAGTCAATGTGTACATTCCCAAATAGCTATGGGAGAAGGAACTAGGTTAGAATTAGCCCTAGAACATGTACGTCATGACCAATGGGTAGATCTTAGGATAGTTAGAAGTTGGACAAAACCCCCCAAAGATGGTAAAGATCAATTAGGTATCCTAGAAAATGATTGGCCCGATACAGCTTTAGCTAATACCTGGGATGAGTATATTGAGAATATCCTACCCATTGGTATCTCTAATCTATTTTTATTTGATGGAGAACAAGTTAAGGAATTAGCCGAATTAGAATCACCACCAGAAACCGTAATTAACGCTATCTCCACTCTGTTAGGTTTAGAATTAGTGGAACGTCTCGATACAGATTTAGACGTGTTAGCTAATCGTAAACGTAAAGCTTTAGCTAGTAAAACTCAGTTAGCTACTTTAGAAGCGATCGAAGGGAAGTTACAACAACAGCAAGAAACTGCTACTAAAACTAAAGAAGAGTTAGTCTCCCTAGAAAATCAACTTCTCAAAGCACAACAAAAACATCGTGACACCGATACAGACTTTAGAATTGAAGGTGGAAAAATAGCCGCCGAAAAAAGTAAATTAGAAACTGAACTTAGGAATATCTCTCTGTCTCGGGATAATCATCGTGATCAGTTACGTCAGTTAAGTCAGGAGTACCTACCTCTAAGCTTGATTTTACCACTACTGCAACAAGCTAAAACTCAAGCTCAAATAGAGTTAGAATATCAAGAAGCGAAAATAACCCGAGATGTATTAGGGAAAAGAGATGAGAAGTTATTAAATTATTTAGCTCAACTGGAGTTAACAGAAGAGATAATTAGTAAAGTTAAGGAGTTTCTCACTACAGAAAATCAACATCTAACCGAGAAAATCACTAATCATCCTACTCCCTGGTTGGGTTTGGATACAGAAGGGTTAAAAGCTTTAGAAAATACGCTCGAGAATCAGTTACCCCAACAGATGGAGTTAGCAACAATAACTCTCACCACCTTGACAGAATTAGACAAACAAATCGAAAGTTATGAGAGACGTTTAGCTGTAGCTGCTTCTCCTGAAGCTTATGAAAAGTTAGCAGCAGCTGTACAACAAGCCCAACAAGAGTTATTATCAGCTCAAAGTGCTTATGATTTGGGTAAACGTCGTTGGGAAGAAACCTTAAAAGCGATCGCTTCTACTAAAAAAGAGTTAGAACAATATACCGAACAAAGTTTACAGTATCAGGATAATGAGCATATTATTCAATCTATCACTAAGGTTAAAAAAACTTTACAATTATTTCGCGAACGTCTCACCCTGAAAAAACTCAATAAATTAGAAACAGAAGTAACCGACTGTTTTCGTTATCTTCTCCATAAATCGGATTTAGTCTATCGTGTCTCTATTGATACCCAAAACTTCTCCCTGACTCTCTACGATTACCAAGGAAAATTAGTACCCAAACACCGACTCTCCGCGGGAGAAAAACAAATGTTAGCGATCGCCTTTTTATGGGGTTTAGCTCGTGTATCAGGACGTAGTTTACCTATAGCTATAGATACTCCTCTTGGTAGGTTAGACTCCTCCCATCGTTATAATCTAATTGAACGTTATTTCCCCTCTGCTTCTCATCAAGTAATTCTCCTTTCTACTGATACCGAGATAGCACAAACAGAAGTTAAAATACTACGAAAAAATCAGGCGATCGCCCGTGAATATCTACTTAAATACGACTCTAGTCAACGTCAAACCGCTGTTAAACCAGGTTATTTCTGGTGA
- a CDS encoding MBL fold metallo-hydrolase produces the protein MVSTPTKRLTMQTSSLVQDTTAIRSLDWDRDRFDIEFGLQNGTTYNSYIIKGEKTALIDTSHAKFRNLYLDNLKQLIDPSTIDYLIISHTEPDHSGLVKDILQLAPEVTVIGSKVALQFLDNFLHQPFKRRQVKNGDQLDLGNGHVLEFVNAPNLHWPDTILTYDHLTQTIFTCDVFGMHYCSDALFDEKLSNIAPDYRFYYECLMGPNARSVIGAMKRMQPLGEINLVANGHGPLLKYNIQELLQNYWDWSQQVAKAEKTVALFYLSDYGYSDRLSQAIAKGINKTEVAVEMVDLKTADPQEVQELVKESQAIVLGMPSLSGNNLSETTTNLGTILAAAHPPQLIGLYESYGGDDEPIDPLLTKLIETGLQQAFKPIKVKNTPDEALYQLCEEAGTDLGQALTQQELIKQRKSLDNELSKAIGRISGGLYIITAQKGDSRSAMLASWVSQASFDPPGLSIAVAKDRAIESLMQVGDRFVLNILEEGNYQNLMKHFLKRFPPGADRFAGVNTQTASNGSPILTDALAYLECVVSSRMETSDHWIVYSEVSQGRVSKAEGLTAVHHRKVGNYY, from the coding sequence ATGGTTAGTACACCCACAAAAAGATTAACTATGCAAACAAGTAGTCTAGTCCAAGATACAACAGCCATACGTTCCCTAGATTGGGATCGCGATCGCTTTGATATCGAATTCGGTCTCCAAAATGGCACTACCTATAACTCCTATATCATCAAAGGAGAAAAAACTGCTCTTATCGATACATCTCATGCTAAATTTCGCAATCTTTATCTAGATAACCTTAAGCAACTAATTGATCCAAGTACCATAGATTATTTAATTATCAGTCATACAGAGCCAGATCATAGCGGTTTAGTTAAAGATATTTTACAACTTGCTCCCGAAGTAACCGTAATTGGGTCAAAAGTAGCCTTACAATTTTTAGATAACTTTCTTCATCAACCCTTTAAACGTCGTCAGGTAAAAAATGGGGACCAATTAGACTTAGGTAATGGTCATGTTTTAGAGTTTGTCAATGCACCAAATCTCCATTGGCCCGATACTATCTTAACCTATGATCACCTCACTCAGACAATTTTTACCTGTGATGTTTTTGGGATGCACTATTGTAGTGATGCTCTCTTCGATGAGAAATTAAGCAATATAGCCCCAGATTACCGCTTCTATTATGAATGCTTAATGGGTCCTAACGCTCGTTCCGTAATAGGCGCTATGAAGCGTATGCAGCCCTTAGGAGAGATAAATTTAGTAGCTAATGGTCATGGACCTTTACTCAAGTATAATATTCAAGAGTTACTGCAAAATTATTGGGATTGGAGTCAACAAGTCGCTAAAGCAGAAAAAACTGTAGCTTTATTCTACCTCTCAGACTACGGTTACAGCGATCGCCTCTCTCAAGCTATCGCCAAAGGAATCAACAAAACCGAAGTAGCGGTAGAAATGGTAGATCTCAAAACCGCAGATCCCCAAGAAGTACAAGAGTTAGTTAAAGAATCACAAGCAATCGTACTAGGAATGCCTTCTCTTTCAGGTAACAACCTCTCAGAAACCACCACCAACTTAGGAACGATTTTAGCAGCAGCGCACCCACCCCAATTAATTGGTCTCTATGAGTCCTACGGCGGTGATGACGAGCCAATTGACCCACTTTTGACTAAATTAATCGAAACAGGGCTACAACAAGCCTTTAAACCGATAAAAGTGAAAAATACTCCCGATGAAGCCCTCTATCAACTCTGTGAAGAAGCGGGCACAGATTTAGGTCAAGCTTTAACCCAACAAGAGTTAATTAAACAACGTAAATCCCTAGATAATGAATTGAGTAAAGCCATTGGGCGCATTAGTGGAGGCTTATATATTATAACCGCCCAAAAAGGTGATAGCCGTAGTGCGATGTTGGCTTCTTGGGTATCTCAAGCTAGTTTTGACCCACCAGGTTTAAGTATAGCTGTCGCTAAAGATAGAGCAATAGAATCTCTGATGCAAGTAGGCGATCGCTTTGTCTTAAATATCCTCGAAGAAGGTAATTATCAAAACTTGATGAAACACTTCCTCAAACGCTTCCCCCCCGGTGCGGATAGATTCGCAGGAGTTAACACCCAAACCGCTAGTAATGGTTCACCAATTCTCACCGACGCTTTAGCCTACTTAGAATGCGTTGTGAGTAGTAGAATGGAAACTAGCGATCACTGGATAGTTTATAGTGAAGTTAGCCAAGGAAGAGTATCTAAAGCGGAAGGATTGACCGCTGTTCATCATCGCAAAGTAGGTAATTATTACTAA
- a CDS encoding ATP-binding cassette domain-containing protein gives MTPAVLVENLQKSYGSVTAVKQISFKVQPGEIFGLLGPNGAGKTTTIRCICTLTKPDGGKIEVCGLSAIANPTAVRRQIGYVAQEVAIDKILTGQELLELQAALYHLPRTLAKQRIPELIELLGLTNYANQKTGTYSGGLRRRLDLAAGLLHKPEVLILDEPTVGLDIESRLVVWNFLRSLKEQGTTVLITSHYLEEIDALCDRLAIIDQGVVIAEGTPSQLKDRIGGERITLRLKEFATVEEAEQATLALKTLPFVQEIITNQAQGNSLNLVVTPEANCLSQIEQTLTKANFSIFSMTQSRPSLDDVYLAATGKTLMDAELAAQGTRDLKAEKKQQMK, from the coding sequence ATGACACCTGCTGTTTTAGTAGAAAACTTACAAAAATCCTATGGCTCAGTAACCGCGGTTAAGCAAATATCCTTTAAAGTACAACCAGGGGAAATATTCGGGTTACTAGGTCCTAATGGTGCAGGAAAAACTACGACAATTCGTTGTATCTGTACCCTAACTAAACCCGATGGGGGTAAAATAGAAGTATGTGGTCTATCGGCGATCGCCAATCCTACCGCGGTACGTCGTCAAATCGGTTATGTAGCTCAAGAAGTAGCGATCGATAAGATTCTCACGGGTCAAGAATTACTAGAGTTACAAGCAGCATTATATCATCTCCCTCGCACTCTAGCTAAACAACGTATCCCTGAATTAATCGAATTACTCGGCTTAACTAACTACGCTAACCAAAAAACAGGGACTTATTCTGGTGGGTTGCGTCGTCGTCTGGATTTAGCCGCAGGTTTACTCCATAAACCCGAAGTGTTAATCTTAGATGAACCTACTGTAGGTTTAGATATCGAAAGTCGTCTGGTAGTTTGGAATTTTTTACGCAGTTTAAAAGAACAAGGTACAACAGTACTAATCACCAGTCACTATCTAGAGGAAATTGATGCACTCTGCGATCGCCTGGCTATCATTGACCAAGGTGTAGTTATCGCCGAAGGTACACCTAGTCAACTTAAAGATAGAATAGGAGGAGAACGCATTACCTTACGTCTCAAAGAATTTGCTACAGTAGAAGAAGCAGAACAAGCTACTCTAGCCCTAAAAACTCTACCCTTTGTGCAAGAAATCATCACTAATCAAGCTCAGGGTAATTCTCTCAACCTGGTAGTAACTCCAGAAGCTAACTGTTTAAGCCAAATAGAGCAAACTTTAACCAAGGCTAACTTCTCTATTTTTAGTATGACCCAATCTCGCCCTAGTTTAGATGATGTCTATCTAGCAGCTACAGGAAAAACCCTGATGGATGCAGAATTAGCAGCACAGGGTACAAGAGATCTCAAAGCTGAAAAAAAACAACAAATGAAATAA
- a CDS encoding ABC transporter permease: MSQSLTTTQFRENTLSTTNPVGDFIQETLALTKRLFIQLLRRPSTLVAGVIQPFIWLILFGALFYNAPVGLFGDDTNYARFLAPGIIVFTAFSGALNAGLPVMFDREFGFLNRLLVAPLASRYSIVAASTIYIVALSFIQSSVIVMASAFVGAGLPNLVGLAAIALIVLLIVLGVTALSLGLAFALPGHIELIAIIFVANLPLLFASTALAPLNFMAVWLQAIALFNPLTYAIEPIRYLYLHPDWSLTSTVLQSPWLSLNFTQVIFVLSLFAIFALIAIQPLLRRRLS; this comes from the coding sequence ATGAGTCAAAGTCTAACAACTACCCAATTTAGAGAAAATACCTTATCTACGACTAATCCTGTTGGGGATTTTATTCAAGAAACCCTAGCTTTAACCAAACGTCTATTTATTCAACTATTAAGACGTCCTTCCACTCTAGTAGCTGGGGTGATTCAACCCTTTATCTGGTTGATCTTGTTTGGTGCTCTTTTTTATAATGCACCTGTTGGTCTTTTTGGTGATGATACCAATTATGCTAGATTTCTCGCTCCAGGAATTATCGTCTTTACCGCTTTTTCTGGTGCTTTAAACGCAGGGTTACCCGTAATGTTCGATCGCGAGTTCGGTTTTCTTAATCGTCTTCTCGTCGCTCCTCTTGCTTCTCGCTACTCCATTGTAGCTGCATCTACTATTTATATAGTGGCGCTGAGTTTTATTCAAAGTAGCGTAATCGTTATGGCTAGTGCTTTTGTAGGGGCAGGATTACCTAATCTAGTAGGATTAGCAGCGATCGCCCTGATTGTACTCTTAATAGTCTTAGGGGTAACCGCTTTAAGTTTAGGTCTAGCTTTTGCTTTACCTGGTCATATAGAATTAATCGCGATCATCTTTGTCGCTAATCTTCCCCTACTTTTTGCTAGTACCGCTTTAGCTCCACTTAATTTTATGGCAGTATGGTTACAAGCGATCGCCCTATTTAATCCCTTAACTTATGCGATCGAACCGATTCGCTATCTTTATCTACATCCCGATTGGAGTTTAACTAGCACTGTTTTACAATCTCCCTGGTTATCCCTTAACTTTACTCAAGTTATTTTCGTACTGTCACTCTTTGCTATTTTTGCTCTGATTGCGATTCAACCTCTGTTACGTCGTCGTCTATCATAA
- a CDS encoding pyridoxal phosphate-dependent aminotransferase codes for MQFAKRLDKIPPYLFAELDRQRDELISKGVDIINMGVGDPDQPTPAHVVSTMHQAIDDPSTHNYPPYQGTKEYRQAAVAWMEKRFGVTGLNRDLEVVSSIGSKEAIHNTFLAFVEPGDYVLIPDPGYPVYRTSTIFAGGESYVMPLLPENQFLPDLSTIPSDIARQAKLLWINYPNNPTGAIATLEFFGDLVAFCREYDILLCHDHAYSEMAYDGYQPPSILQVPGAKDVAIEFHSTSKSYNMTGWRVGFVVGNATGIKGLGQVKTNVDSGVFKAVQKAAIAAFGTPPTDLAKLMSVYQRRRDLIVEGLQSLGWPIEAPKATLYVWVRVPSGYTSTEFVSLLLEKCGILVPPGNGYGQAGEGFFRIALTVADERIKEAIQRLKEAGISYQ; via the coding sequence ATGCAGTTTGCTAAACGCTTAGACAAGATTCCTCCTTACTTATTCGCTGAACTCGATCGCCAAAGAGATGAACTCATCAGCAAAGGTGTTGATATCATTAATATGGGAGTAGGAGACCCTGATCAGCCTACACCTGCACACGTGGTTAGTACTATGCACCAAGCTATTGATGATCCTTCTACCCACAATTACCCTCCCTATCAGGGTACTAAAGAATATCGTCAAGCTGCGGTAGCGTGGATGGAAAAACGCTTTGGTGTGACTGGATTAAATCGGGATCTTGAGGTAGTCTCCTCTATAGGTTCTAAAGAAGCTATTCATAACACTTTTTTAGCTTTTGTTGAACCAGGAGATTATGTACTCATACCTGATCCTGGTTATCCTGTTTATCGCACTTCTACTATTTTTGCAGGTGGCGAATCCTATGTCATGCCTTTGTTACCTGAAAATCAGTTTTTACCTGATTTAAGCACTATTCCCTCAGATATAGCCCGTCAAGCTAAATTATTGTGGATTAATTATCCTAATAATCCTACAGGGGCGATCGCTACTTTAGAGTTTTTCGGTGACTTAGTGGCTTTTTGTCGAGAATATGATATCCTACTCTGTCACGACCATGCCTACTCAGAAATGGCTTATGATGGTTATCAACCTCCTAGTATCTTACAAGTTCCTGGAGCTAAAGATGTAGCGATTGAGTTTCACAGTACATCAAAATCTTATAATATGACAGGATGGCGTGTAGGCTTTGTGGTTGGTAACGCTACTGGGATTAAGGGATTAGGTCAAGTTAAAACTAATGTAGATTCTGGTGTCTTTAAAGCTGTCCAAAAAGCCGCGATCGCCGCTTTCGGAACTCCCCCTACTGACTTAGCTAAGCTCATGTCTGTCTATCAACGTCGTCGGGATCTGATTGTGGAAGGGTTACAATCTTTAGGATGGCCCATCGAAGCGCCTAAAGCTACTCTCTATGTTTGGGTACGCGTTCCTTCTGGTTATACTTCGACAGAATTTGTTAGCCTATTACTAGAAAAATGCGGTATTCTTGTTCCACCAGGAAATGGTTATGGTCAAGCGGGAGAAGGTTTCTTCCGTATTGCTTTAACTGTAGCTGATGAACGGATTAAAGAAGCGATTCAACGTCTTAAAGAGGCGGGAATTAGTTATCAATAA
- a CDS encoding type II toxin-antitoxin system RelE/ParE family toxin, whose translation MAYQVVWSSEAIGDIEAIASYIARDSPSYAAAMVRKLLEEVRQLRHSPFAGNPVFECDDANLREVLTYSYRVIYQIEAETVIIATVVHSKALLSLEA comes from the coding sequence ATGGCTTATCAGGTAGTTTGGTCTTCAGAAGCAATTGGAGACATCGAGGCGATCGCGAGTTATATTGCGCGTGACTCGCCTTCCTATGCTGCAGCTATGGTCAGAAAATTACTAGAGGAAGTCAGACAGTTACGTCATTCGCCCTTTGCAGGTAATCCTGTTTTTGAGTGTGATGATGCTAATCTGAGGGAAGTCTTAACTTACAGTTATCGGGTAATTTACCAAATAGAAGCAGAAACCGTGATTATAGCTACTGTAGTCCACAGTAAAGCTTTACTCAGTTTAGAAGCATAA